A genomic segment from Borrelia puertoricensis encodes:
- a CDS encoding DUF228 domain-containing protein, which yields MSETITKLKEEYDKKVKEIQDLMKNPQRDPGLFSNNVDFRDKNLTFANSGGSITSKVDKLENYPVKGYPYKRGVKLSYEASDNTEPCVEAGGGTDLYGICIDIDEFTGIATVLPITNNFTGYLVVKQSSQSNINPGSKVKFDTNGEIENNSSSGGVNGIALSKAFQVNTNLYIALVSICGNRGS from the coding sequence ATGTCAGAGACTATAACAAAACTTAAAGAAGAATATGATAAAAAGGTAAAAGAAATACAAGACCTAATGAAAAATCCTCAAAGAGACCCTGGTCTTTTTAGTAATAATGTTGATTTTAGAGATAAGAATTTAACCTTTGCTAATTCTGGTGGAAGTATCACTTCAAAAGTAGATAAGTTAGAGAATTATCCTGTTAAAGGATATCCATACAAACGTGGTGTTAAGTTATCTTATGAGGCAAGTGATAATACTGAACCTTGTGTAGAAGCTGGGGGTGGTACTGATCTTTATGGTATATGCATAGATATAGATGAGTTTACTGGTATAGCAACTGTACTGCCAATAACAAATAATTTTACTGGATATTTAGTAGTAAAACAGAGCAGTCAAAGCAACATTAATCCTGGATCAAAAGTTAAATTTGATACAAACGGAGAGATTGAAAATAACAGCAGTTCAGGTGGTGTTAATGGTATAGCCTTATCAAAGGCATTTCAAGTTAATACTAACTTATACATAGCATTAGTAAGTATATGTGGAAACAGAGGTAGTTAA
- a CDS encoding DUF1357 family protein, producing MEKESDVNTEEVVIQTNDNSSSDKFKRISQEEFEEYMQLKEKVTREDERVNKLSINDRIARELANAEDRERAEKQLLLEAEKINEIDQLAKAHLSKHFDKDTLLSKGYSLKEIMQAQRRELVRKFVPKEQIKAISKLDNFEHLDGEILEQLVSLAKVNISMRKRAVSNIDSKHGDIISKIENRISLLDSGFSPVNFDEFNISVANAYKDRIHEFYNLKEKKTA from the coding sequence ATGGAAAAAGAGTCAGATGTAAATACAGAAGAAGTAGTAATACAGACTAATGATAATAGCTCTTCTGATAAGTTTAAACGTATAAGTCAAGAAGAGTTTGAAGAGTATATGCAGCTTAAAGAAAAGGTAACTCGAGAAGATGAAAGGGTTAATAAATTAAGTATAAATGACCGAATTGCACGTGAACTTGCAAATGCGGAAGATAGAGAGCGAGCAGAGAAACAGTTACTCTTAGAAGCAGAGAAGATAAATGAAATTGATCAATTAGCTAAAGCACATTTAAGCAAGCATTTTGATAAAGATACTCTTCTTTCTAAAGGTTATTCACTGAAAGAAATAATGCAAGCACAAAGAAGAGAGTTAGTGAGAAAATTTGTTCCTAAAGAACAAATAAAAGCTATTTCCAAGCTAGATAATTTTGAACATTTAGATGGAGAGATATTAGAACAACTTGTATCTTTAGCAAAAGTGAATATAAGCATGAGAAAACGTGCTGTAAGTAATATTGACTCTAAGCATGGTGATATTATCTCTAAAATAGAGAATAGAATATCATTATTAGATTCAGGGTTTTCACCAGTTAACTTTGATGAATTTAATATTTCTGTTGCCAATGCTTATAAAGATAGAATACATGAGTTTTATAACCTTAAAGAGAAAAAAACAGCTTAA
- a CDS encoding DUF228 domain-containing protein, producing the protein MTSKANPSKDELRSDHDTQTDFQMGDIDLSDTEDQELFKNLLQEDSTRSKRRSKRSTPILEETTEGKSLKEIILKLRKYFKSFDTQAAVFKAPTTFQDKNIRVDAIAQSLSSSTDKLEEYQALGFPYKRAVKLKVETDTNKNDGVQVEVSDGNNMYGICVDIDPYTNVATVIPITNNFEGYMIAQSTSINMGDKLDFNSNGEVIKSSNTSSVAINAVALSDVFTIQLTNDESKKSSDEYKLNLVKIALYGNKSIG; encoded by the coding sequence GTGACGAGCAAAGCAAACCCATCAAAAGATGAACTTAGAAGTGATCATGATACTCAAACTGATTTTCAAATGGGTGATATTGATTTAAGTGATACAGAAGATCAAGAACTTTTTAAAAATCTATTACAAGAGGATTCTACAAGATCAAAAAGACGAAGTAAAAGAAGCACCCCAATATTAGAAGAAACTACTGAAGGTAAGTCACTTAAAGAGATTATCTTAAAATTAAGGAAATACTTTAAGAGTTTTGATACTCAAGCTGCTGTGTTTAAAGCACCAACTACTTTTCAAGATAAAAACATAAGAGTAGATGCGATTGCACAATCTCTCTCAAGTAGTACAGACAAATTAGAAGAATATCAAGCTTTAGGATTTCCATATAAACGTGCAGTAAAGCTAAAAGTAGAAACAGATACTAACAAAAATGATGGTGTTCAAGTAGAAGTTTCTGATGGGAATAACATGTATGGAATATGTGTTGATATTGATCCTTATACTAATGTAGCAACAGTAATTCCTATTACTAATAATTTTGAAGGATATATGATTGCCCAAAGCACTAGTATTAATATGGGTGATAAATTAGATTTTAATTCTAATGGAGAAGTTATTAAATCATCTAATACCTCATCGGTAGCAATTAATGCCGTAGCACTTAGTGATGTATTTACAATACAACTGACCAATGATGAGAGTAAAAAAAGCAGTGATGAATA